From the Lathyrus oleraceus cultivar Zhongwan6 chromosome 3, CAAS_Psat_ZW6_1.0, whole genome shotgun sequence genome, the window ATTGGAACATTACATAAACTCCCTCCTATAGCTTCCATCCATGGATACCATATTTCCAACGCTTCAGTACATGAAGTTTCTAACCCTTTGGCTGTTTTTTTCAATGTACTTTTGCGCACTCATAAACAACTCTTCTTTGGTTGTTGTTTCTTCCATGACACTTTGGTCTGCTTCATCCACTTTACAAAGCAGAGAAGTAAGTGCTTTGTTGAAGTGGAAATCAAGTCTTGACAAACAAAGTCAATCTCTCCTATCTTCATGGAGTGGTAATAATTCATGCAACTGGCTTGGAGTTTCGTGCACTGAAGACTCCATGTCTGTCTCTGAGATAAGGCTTACAACTATGGGATTAAAAGGTACACTTGAAAGTCTTAACTTCTCATCACTTCCAAATATTCTCACTCTTGATCTTAGTGTCAACTTGTTCACTGGAAGTATTCCTCCCCATATTCAGATGTTGTCTAAACTTTCCTATCTTGATCTTGGCGACAATAAACTTTCAGGAACAATTCCATATGAAATAACACACTTGACTAGTCTTCATACTTTATATCTGAATAATAATGTTTTCAATAGTTCCATTCCTAAAAATATAGGTGCACTCAAGAATATGAGGAATTTGTTTCTTAATAACGATAATCTTTTTGGATGTATTCCACGAGAAATTGGGAAGTTGCTGAACCTAGAATATCTAGATCTTCATGAAAACAATCTTTCCGGATCTATTCCTCAAGAAATTGGAATGTTAGTGAACCTAAAACTTCTATATCTTGTTGGTAATAATCTTTCTGGAACTATTCCTCGAGAAATTGGAAAGTTAGTGAACATAACTATAGTTTATCTTCAAGATAATAATCTTTCTGGATCTATTCCTAGCGAAATTGGAACGATGAGATCTATGATAGAACTTGATTTGTCAAATAATTCTCTCTCTGGGAAAATCCCACCTACAGTTGGAAATTTGAGCAATTTACAATCTATTGACTTTCATAAAAACCATTTCAGCGGGTCAATTCCGACAGAATTGAATAAGGTTTCTAATTTGGAATCAATCTTTCTATATGACAATAATTTCATTGGTCAGTTGCCTCGTAACATTTGCCTCGGTGGAAACTTGATATCCATTATTGCTTTTAATAACCATTTTAGAGGGCAAGTTCTCAAGAGTTTGAATAATTGTTCTAGCCTTAAGAGACTTTGGCTTCAACAAAACCATTTTGATGGAAACATAGCTGATGATTTTGGTGTATACCCAAATTTGAAGTTCTTGGGATTGGATGACAATGATTTTTATGGTCACCTTTCGTCCAACTGGGTTAAGTTTCATAATTTAACATATCTTCACATTTCAAAAAATAATATAACAGGCTCAATACCACCTGAACTCGGTGAAGCATCCAAATTATATTCAATTGACTTATCTTCCAATCATCTCACTGGAAATATTCCAAAAGAGTTAGGAAACTTAACCATGTTGGGCAGACTCGTTTTAAACAACAACCATCTTTCTGGTAATGTTCATGTAAAAATAGCATCATTAAAGGAACTTGAAATCTTAGACATTGCAACAAATAATCTAAGCGGTTTCATCACAAAACAGCTTGTGAGTTTGTCCAAATTAATAAGCTTGAATTTGAGCCATAACAAATTTAGAGGGAATATTCCTGATGAGTTTGGTGAATTTCATGCCCTTCATAGTCTTGATCTAAGTGGAAATATTTTGGATGGAACCATACCTCCAATGCTTGGAAAATTGACACTCTTAGAAACATTGAATATTTCGCATAACAACCTTTCTGGAGTTATCCCTTCTTCCTTTGATCAGATGATTAGTTTGTCATTTGTTGATATATCTTATAACCAATTGAAAGGTCCACTTCCAGATATGCGAGCATTCAATATCGCACCAATTGAAGTGTTGAGAAATAATACAGGCCTGTGCGGTAATGTTTCAGGCTTGATGCCTTGCTTAAATTCAAGCAGTGGATCTCACAATCATAAGACTGAGAATTTGATCTTATTGATAGGCTTACCTCTAGCACCGGGAACTCTAATGCTGGCATTCGTTTGTTTCAAGTTTTTAAAGCATTTATATCAAATGTTAAACACAAGAAACAATCAGGATGGCGGAATTATCGTTCCTCCGAATAATGTATTCACAATATGGAGTTTTGATGGGAAACTGGTGTATGAAAACATTATTGAAGCAACAGAAGAGTTTGATGACAAATATCTCATAGGAGTAGGAACACATGGAAGTGTCTACAAAGCTGAGTTGCACACAGGTCAAACAGTTGCTGTTAAAAAAATCCATAAAGCAACAAATGGAGAAAATTCTGACATAAGATGTTTCACAATTGAGATTCAAGCTCTGACAGAAATTCGACATCGTAACATTGTGAAGCTATATGGATTTTGTTCACATTCGCGCGTGTCGTTTTTGGTTTATGAGTTCATGGAGAAAGGTAGTTTGGAAAAGATTTTGAAAGCTGATGAACAAGCAACTGAATTTGATTGGAATAAGAGGGTGAATGTGATTAAAGATGTAGCAAATGCTTTATACTATATGCACCATGATTGTTTCCCTCCTATTGTTCATAGAGATATATCAAGCAAGAATATTCTTCTGGATTTAGAATATGTGGCTCGTGTTTCGGACTTTGGAACAGCTAAGCTTCTTAATCCCAATTCAGCCAACTGGACCTCATTTGCAGGCACATTTGGATATTCTGCTCCAGGTTAAGTTGTTTCTATTATTGAAAATTTATGATAAGATAAACTTTGTAAATTGTGTTTTCTAATCTATTTTGATTTGTTACAGAACTTGCATACACAATGGAAGTGAATGAGAAATGTGATGTGTATAGTTTTGGAGTATTAGCATTGGAAATAATTTATGGAAAGCACCCTGGAGATATCATATCTAATTACGGACAACGGAATACTATGTCATTGATGGACATATTGGACCAACGTCTCCCTCGTCCAACGAATACTAATGCTAAGCAGTTATTATCCATTACAAAGACGTTATTTTCTTGCTTGGATGAAAGTCCACGATCTCGTCCAACCATGGAGCAGGTTTCCATGGAGATTTCAATATCATAATAGtcttcttaaatgtttgaatgttgccttttcttcttagtttttattattttgtaaACCTTGCTTGTCTTGTTTTGTATTAAAGGTCAGTTTGAATAATATTTGAATGTTGTTTAGATTAGAGTTGGATAAGAAATGGTTTACACAGAATGAGTGCAATATATGCTTTTGGATCGATAGTAATAAGCTTTTAATACTAAATCAATCAACGTTATAATTGACCCAAAATTCAACTTACACGAGATGGGTAAATTGAAACTTTTTCAATTAAATAAGATATCTAACATAAAATTactttttataaaaaaaaatctctcCGGAAGATATAAACTCAAACAACGTGTTATTCTAATTTAAAGTGGTTTGACACTTCGTCATTAATTCTTGACTTGTCATAAAACTGCTTATATTTGACTTGTCATTAAGGACTAGTTGTCATCATTAGACATTAGTTGTCTTTATCAAAAATTGTTGTCTTTGTTAAAGTCATATCCGCTGCAAAACAAGGTTCCACATCTTTTTGTGCACCATTAAGCAGAGATTTGCAGACTCATTATCACTAAGCTCGAACTAGAATAAGAAGAACTTTCATCTTCGTCTTCCCAAGATATCTAAGTTCTACGGCCTTTGGTATTATTACGCTTCGTCTAGTACGACTCGTTCTTGTCGTTGCACTTTCTGAGCTTGGACATGTTGTACGACAATGACCATATTTTCCACATTCATAAGAAGTAAAACTCTCTTCCTTTTTATATTTTTCTTTCTTGTGTGGATCATATTTGTTGAAGTTAATCATATTTATATCTGAATGATTGAGCAAATGTTCCTTTCCTTGGAAGATGAGGCTTTCAAGAAGATGTCCCGCATCTCTTCGTCTTCGTTCTCTTTTTTTATAGCATTGACTTTGCTATTAGCAAGTCTTTACAGTTCATTCTCATTTTCAACAAGTTTTTCAAACAAGGTCGATATGTCCAAAGTTTTTAGATCATGCGATTCCTTAATGGCAGTTACCTTATGTAGTCACTTTCTTCACATTGATCTCAATATTTTGTTAGCACAATTCTGGTTAGATAAATATTTACCCAAAGTTTATAGCTTGTTGATTAAGTTAAGAAAATGCATATGTAAAGATTCCAAAGTTTCACCAGGTTCCATGCGGAAGGTGCTACAACAAAAAGCACATCTTACCTCGGACGCGAAGTGGATTGTACATCGGTTACCTAGGTGAGATAACGAATGACGACATTAAAAGTTTGCACTCCACCCCTCGGTTCTGGAATAACTAAGAGGAAAAGTGTTGAACTTGTAGTGCGTTTGATCCTTAGCAACTCCATATTTGCTTTTTTAAAAGGCTCGATTATTTCTATAACCGAGgggttatatatatatatatatatatatatatatatatatatatatatatatatatatatatatatatatatatatatatatatatatatatatacgtgtgtgtgtgtgtgtgtgtgtctgtgtgtgtgtgtgtgtgtgtgtgtgtttgtgtgtgtgtgtgtcatGTGTTATTAATATATAACACTACTACGGAAAACACCTCTCATAACGGTTGAAAATGGAATACAACCAGGTCCAACCAATTGTTGTTAGGTAAGGTGTGATTGTATGTGTGATTATTTCCATCATGGTCGTGTGACCGTGATTATAAGTCAAGTAGGATGCAATCTATCACAAGGGTTACTTTAAACAATCGTTATTGTATGTCTCAACCTATCACAAGAGTTACTTTAAACAACGGTTGTTTTATGTCTTTTAACTAAATAAAAAAAATGCAGCAATagaacaacaacaacagcagcaacaacaagagcaacaagaacaaaaataagaacaacaaaaagaacaacaagaataagaacaaaaacaaaaacaaaaacaataacaacaaacaacaacaaccccaacaacaataataacaataagaagaagaacaacaataacaataagAAGAACAACAACAATAGAAGAACAACAACAATAGAAGAACAACAACATGAACAACAAGTAAAAGAACAAGAACAATAAGAATAAAAAGAATAagaacaaaaacaacaacaacaaatataacaacaacaacaaaacaaaaacaaaaacaacaataataataacattTCTAACTTGAACCCATGTTTCCCTTGTCTCATTCGAGTTGGAGAAGAGGTGATGGAGTTCTTAAATTTATAAATGAAAGAAATGATATTTTCGAGTTTTTTTAATGGAAGAAATGATGTTTTCCATCTTGGTTTAGTGGATAGAGTTTCGTAAATGGAAGATGATGTTTGGAGGTAGAAGATGAAGTTCGTCTAGGTTAGAAGTTTATCTATGTTTTAGGTTTCACGGAGATCACTAATGGTAGTGTCTTGAGCGTTGATGCTCACTAAATGGACAACAAATATTTGATTAGGGACAGTGACAAAACTTAATGAACACACTTATATTTCCCCATGACCCTGAGTAAATTTTCACCACGGTTGGAAGTTCTAATCGTGGTAAGAAGTTGcttaaaaataaattaaaacaaaaatgtAGGTGCTAGGACTCGAAGTCATGACCATGTACCACTTTTCAGTACGGTTGAAAGTTCCAACTGTGGTAAAAAAATtgcttaaaaataaataaaaaataaaactcTAGGTGTTAGGATTCGAACTCATGATCATgcttaaaaatgaaaataaaagaaaatccCCTAAGTGAATAGATTTTACCACGGTGGATACTTTGACCAAGGTGAAATGACATTACGAAAGGTATTTTTTGTAGTAGTCAAAATTTCTTATTTTACATTGTTGAAAAACTAAAAGAAACATGTATTGTTAATATACGAAAGAAACATATATTTATGTTTTATTAATATACAAAGTTACTTATTTTACATTTTCTATCGTTTCAATTTACAAGTATAAATGTTTGACAAATTATGGGTTCAAATCATCTTATCATTGTTCAAATCATCTTCATGACTATAAATCTGGGGTGGAAAATTCTCGTATCCCGCTCCATTTGAACCTTGTGGAAGAACAAATGTCGGGTATTGCATGCATTTGTTTAAtgtaaaattaaaaaaaaaacattagataaataaaataatttCCAATTACATGATCAAAGATTATGTTAGAAAACCAAGCTTGAACCAATTTTTTTTCCTACTCTTGCAATCCATCACAGAGATCTTTGGCAAAGATCAGTCCTTAAACAAATCTAATTTTATCAATTAATTATGGCTTATATACGAGTACCGTCAGAACGACGGTCCTCACATTCCAGACACTAACAGATTTAACTGGACATAATAACTGCGTAACAATTACTGTTATTTAAATGCATACTATATAAATTaggcatatatatatatatatatatatatatgaaagaTTAGCAGTAAAGAAACTTAAATGACATTGCAAAAACTTGTAACTTAAATAATTTGTAATAGGATTGGATCCAATTAGTAGTGCAGAACTGGTACAATAAAAGCTTGAAAATAAATTCAAGAAAACTGATGTTGGCAGAATTATATGTTGATCAATCCAAGTGTGcaaaaaataataacaaaaactCAATTCTTATGTGCACTTATTACTCAGTTTGAGCAAATAAGTGCTTTTACAAAGTAATTATTTATTGCCTAAAATGAAAACTCTAAAAACATGGATATTGAAACTGAAAATTAAAGTCCTGTTTATAGAGGCAAATTCGTACTAGAACTGCCAAAATTCGTGGTGAACTGCGGGAGAAAAAGGAGGGAAGTGGAAGACCGATTTTGAGGGAGTGGAGCTAATAATGGGGTTCCACTTTCCTAACTGGCGTCAGTTGGGGATGACAGGCGTCAAGCCTTCAGATTTCTCATTTCTGACTGGATAACGGGCGTCATTAGGGACTGAGGACTGTTAGGTCTTaaaatttttgattttttttttactttttcttcAGCTGACGGGCGTCAGGTCACTGGTTGACGAGCATCATCGCTGTAAAGAGCCTATCATGACAACAAAAACACATTTAATTTGATCCGTTTTTGTCATTTTCACTCGCACAAGTCCTCGACTATTCTATTCCTGAAATACAAAGGCAATACCAACATAATACTGGAAAAACATATAAAAATGATACTAAAATGCAGGCTAGTCGAGTAATAATACTCATATGttttcatgttatcaaactcccctacACTTGaacccttgcttgtcctcaagcaagtAAGCTAACATATAAAACCAGATGCAACAATTAAGTATAAAGACTTAAAGAATCCATAAGACTCAAATACTCATACATGGCTATTGTAGCGGTACATtttttttgagattaagttattgattaacttaactcgcaaagcaagagtagtcaccgcgcttttattgtttctaaataaaaaaggaaaaaagtacgaacaaaacccaaagaagtttttAAACAAAAATAGTAAAAAGAGAACAGGGGTTCGGGGGTTAGTTATCCAAAGTACCTTAAAGGATTCATGATCGtttagaaggtagatttgaaatgatgaaagttcatcaagcaccaatccacacatcatgaacaagatggacatCAATCGatccaattgatcaaaagaaaagaaagggatgaagatgaaaggggaCAAAAGAAGTCAAACCCAAATTAAAtcacaaatttgatcaagtcatcatcaaaatcagtcatccattttggtggattagggttttcaccccatcaacacccaagatccattgagtttaATGAGACCTGAAGTCAAAATGATCATTATCCAAGGCCATCAGAAATccacaaggtcaaacaaattaaaaatacaattaaatgaaataaaaaagcataaaagatatttttaaaagatttttaaaatgaaaataaagtggaaaatccacaaagtccttcaaaacaccaaataaatggccaagaaaattatggaaggttggaaataaaatgagaaatatacaatcaaatttttataattaaaaaatgcagaaaagtatttttaaaccaattaaaacaaaggagaaaagagaaaattcatgaaaaatagaaaatcaatgaaataaaatatgaaaatataaaaatcagataaagaaaaataaaagagaattttagaaattattttggaattttttggataaaaaattgAAATTACTAAGGATTTTTAAAGAAAAAACagtttaaaataataaaagaaaaagaattaaaatcagaaaaaaccaggagcgttggatcacgcctcattaattgataTGGTAGATCCAACACTCTAAATGATGAGAGACGTGATGCAACGTGCTGCAAGCCAAACACATGATCCAATTTGAATttgaccaatcaaaacatttcaaaatgccAACGTGTCTGGTCCAAACTCAGACATTCTGAGAAATACTCtgatcatcttctccggtgagctctcaccaaactttcatcgtttggtaacttcaagacacgagaccaccaccattaTGATCCTTTTCTTAACACAAATTCAACCTTATGCTTCAAATTCATTTATGTAAACTAATCAAAGagaatttcaaagaagtttcagaaacaagcaaaccacgaaaaataaaattaaatgatgaacatgatcaatcaactccaaataagttaggggaaagcatcagagagaGAAGGACTACGTTGTGGTAACTTctttgagttcaaatgatgctcaaaactaccttgtccaaatgtTGATCATaagttgatgaagcttgatctGGTTGGAGAGATTCAGAAGGTCTCAAAGCTTGGAATTATTGCAAAATTTTCAGAGGATGTCGATGgagctaatagaatcaagaaaatggattgaaacaggatgaaactcaaaacacgatagttgaagTTTCTGGAAAAACTTTAAGTTGCATCAGGGGTTTCTTGTCTCTCCAAAGCTTGCAAAAGAAGGAAAAatcttcctctatttataggcaatgtaattggatccaaatacgtgtggaatgatgctgaattcgtgcaaaatgaatttgacccaagtgtgtgaaaagtgtgacttgaaactcatcaaaactcatccaaatgatgcgttttaagtgtcaattaacttctggaggtttgattaaacatgtttaggaccaaaacacttgctaatttggcttggaattgagtttcgtcatgatcaaatttcgggcaatggtgatttctttagtttcaagtcaccatgttcaactcaatggggcatcctactcaagaggatttttgatcccattcattttgcaatgtgttaacatcatggccaagattacaaTGAT encodes:
- the LOC127129328 gene encoding MDIS1-interacting receptor like kinase 2 produces the protein MDTIFPTLQYMKFLTLWLFFSMYFCALINNSSLVVVSSMTLWSASSTLQSREVSALLKWKSSLDKQSQSLLSSWSGNNSCNWLGVSCTEDSMSVSEIRLTTMGLKGTLESLNFSSLPNILTLDLSVNLFTGSIPPHIQMLSKLSYLDLGDNKLSGTIPYEITHLTSLHTLYLNNNVFNSSIPKNIGALKNMRNLFLNNDNLFGCIPREIGKLLNLEYLDLHENNLSGSIPQEIGMLVNLKLLYLVGNNLSGTIPREIGKLVNITIVYLQDNNLSGSIPSEIGTMRSMIELDLSNNSLSGKIPPTVGNLSNLQSIDFHKNHFSGSIPTELNKVSNLESIFLYDNNFIGQLPRNICLGGNLISIIAFNNHFRGQVLKSLNNCSSLKRLWLQQNHFDGNIADDFGVYPNLKFLGLDDNDFYGHLSSNWVKFHNLTYLHISKNNITGSIPPELGEASKLYSIDLSSNHLTGNIPKELGNLTMLGRLVLNNNHLSGNVHVKIASLKELEILDIATNNLSGFITKQLVSLSKLISLNLSHNKFRGNIPDEFGEFHALHSLDLSGNILDGTIPPMLGKLTLLETLNISHNNLSGVIPSSFDQMISLSFVDISYNQLKGPLPDMRAFNIAPIEVLRNNTGLCGNVSGLMPCLNSSSGSHNHKTENLILLIGLPLAPGTLMLAFVCFKFLKHLYQMLNTRNNQDGGIIVPPNNVFTIWSFDGKLVYENIIEATEEFDDKYLIGVGTHGSVYKAELHTGQTVAVKKIHKATNGENSDIRCFTIEIQALTEIRHRNIVKLYGFCSHSRVSFLVYEFMEKGSLEKILKADEQATEFDWNKRVNVIKDVANALYYMHHDCFPPIVHRDISSKNILLDLEYVARVSDFGTAKLLNPNSANWTSFAGTFGYSAPELAYTMEVNEKCDVYSFGVLALEIIYGKHPGDIISNYGQRNTMSLMDILDQRLPRPTNTNAKQLLSITKTLFSCLDESPRSRPTMEQVSMEISIS